A genomic stretch from Thermonema lapsum includes:
- a CDS encoding PAS domain S-box protein: MSQKNTSLLSSILLIGLAISALLLILYAWLSTSWNVWLFTVILALMAIAALGLHQSLQRLVFHPLKKIKQFFSVQSIDAELPLAEFADIDKQVYELVKKLQEVSESRKQAARLIEAIGQGNYDASIEGLQVFEGIGQALMRMRDQLKQLNEERERRTWAVSGLAEFNNLLREHQNDRIEDLAFAFLHKLVEYVQAHQGAVHLVQQDENPPYIHTVAAYAFQRRKYLQKRFELKEGLVGRCVLENDLIYIDDIPEDYPKIVSGLSEGKPKCILLSPIRHNDRVYGVVEIASLRPLPAHVRQFIEDVSQTFGSSIANALNKERTERLLRQYEQTAKELQEKEATLMHNTAELERTKRILEEKMREVERESMLTNSILNAVNKTNSMLELDLEGRITDVNDIYTSLTGYSKEELIGKPESMLLPPNEQNSLRYSMMWEAVKTGSYISGEFRRIAKNGKELWLSATYSPIFDVNNQVYKIVQFGQFTTEQKEKEQEYDSKIKAIDEAVALVEIGKDGVLLRANPRFMQEFGFQSRMEVRRTRFAGLLDLQDVDDFNELWQQALKGTPAHYIYRLYTRTGDLRHYRCSFSPVRNLNGEVYKVVAILVDVTELQKLRQQLQQSLKEERRQNVLMNMQMTTTEDFAEQLAQMLLENSNNIEKEFSNKSVPVIRINRLGEILSVNIMATRLLGYDARQLQHKPIQKFLLFHSQVEQDYFRAKINMPEMAQLKLSVRLDEYNTTTFNVVLVPQYPHPNNPQEFDMVMLFVAIEPTDTF, encoded by the coding sequence ATGAGTCAAAAAAATACATCCTTACTAAGCAGCATCCTGCTGATAGGGCTGGCAATATCAGCCCTATTGCTTATCCTGTATGCATGGCTTAGTACTTCTTGGAATGTATGGTTATTTACTGTCATTCTTGCACTCATGGCAATAGCTGCCTTGGGCTTGCACCAAAGCCTACAACGACTTGTTTTTCACCCTTTAAAAAAAATCAAACAGTTCTTCTCTGTCCAAAGCATAGATGCCGAGCTACCCCTCGCCGAATTTGCAGATATTGACAAGCAGGTTTACGAGCTCGTTAAAAAGCTGCAGGAAGTCTCAGAATCTAGAAAACAGGCTGCCCGCCTTATTGAAGCCATAGGACAAGGCAACTACGACGCTTCTATAGAAGGGCTACAAGTATTCGAAGGAATAGGGCAAGCGCTGATGCGCATGCGCGACCAGCTCAAGCAACTCAACGAAGAGCGCGAACGACGCACTTGGGCAGTTTCCGGCTTGGCAGAGTTCAACAACCTATTGCGCGAACACCAAAACGACCGCATCGAAGACCTCGCTTTTGCCTTCCTGCATAAATTGGTAGAGTATGTGCAGGCGCATCAAGGGGCGGTGCACTTGGTGCAGCAAGACGAAAACCCTCCCTATATCCATACCGTGGCAGCCTATGCCTTTCAAAGAAGAAAGTATCTTCAAAAACGATTCGAGTTGAAAGAAGGGCTTGTAGGGCGTTGTGTACTTGAAAACGACCTGATTTATATCGATGATATCCCAGAAGACTACCCCAAGATTGTCTCAGGACTCAGCGAAGGAAAACCCAAATGCATTCTGCTTTCGCCCATACGCCACAATGACCGTGTTTACGGCGTGGTGGAAATAGCTTCTTTGCGCCCTTTGCCCGCCCATGTGCGGCAGTTCATAGAGGACGTAAGCCAGACCTTCGGTTCAAGTATCGCCAATGCACTGAATAAGGAACGCACCGAGCGCCTGCTGCGACAATACGAGCAAACAGCCAAAGAGCTCCAAGAAAAAGAAGCCACTTTGATGCACAATACTGCCGAACTGGAACGCACCAAGCGCATCCTTGAAGAAAAAATGCGAGAGGTAGAGCGCGAGTCCATGCTCACCAACTCTATCTTGAACGCCGTCAACAAAACCAATTCCATGCTTGAGTTGGACCTCGAAGGCAGAATTACCGATGTCAATGACATTTATACCAGCCTCACGGGCTACAGCAAAGAAGAGCTCATAGGCAAACCCGAAAGTATGTTGCTGCCCCCGAATGAACAGAACAGCCTGCGCTATAGCATGATGTGGGAAGCAGTGAAAACGGGCTCTTATATTTCGGGCGAGTTTCGGCGCATTGCCAAAAACGGCAAAGAACTGTGGCTTTCGGCTACATACAGCCCCATTTTCGACGTGAATAACCAAGTATATAAAATCGTACAATTCGGGCAGTTCACTACTGAGCAAAAAGAAAAGGAACAAGAATACGACAGCAAAATCAAAGCAATCGACGAAGCCGTCGCTTTGGTAGAAATAGGCAAAGACGGTGTATTGTTGCGTGCCAACCCGCGATTCATGCAGGAGTTCGGTTTTCAAAGCCGCATGGAAGTACGCCGTACCCGCTTTGCCGGACTTCTCGACCTGCAAGATGTCGACGACTTCAATGAGCTATGGCAGCAGGCACTCAAAGGTACACCAGCACATTATATCTACCGCCTATACACTCGTACAGGGGATTTGCGCCACTACCGCTGCAGCTTCAGCCCCGTAAGAAACCTGAATGGTGAAGTCTATAAAGTGGTTGCCATCTTAGTAGATGTTACCGAACTGCAAAAGCTGCGTCAACAGTTGCAACAAAGCCTCAAAGAGGAGCGGCGACAAAATGTGCTCATGAACATGCAGATGACCACCACCGAAGACTTTGCCGAGCAGCTGGCTCAAATGCTACTTGAAAACAGCAACAACATAGAGAAGGAGTTCAGCAACAAGAGCGTGCCCGTGATTCGAATTAACCGCTTGGGCGAAATACTCTCTGTCAACATAATGGCTACGCGCCTGCTGGGCTATGATGCGCGCCAACTGCAACACAAACCCATTCAAAAGTTCCTGCTGTTCCATTCGCAAGTAGAACAAGATTACTTCCGGGCAAAAATAAACATGCCCGAAATGGCTCAGTTAAAACTTTCCGTCCGCCTCGACGAATACAACACAACTACTTTCAATGTGGTATTGGTGCCTCAGTATCCGCACCCCAACAACCCGCAAGAGTTCGATATGGTGATGCTGTTTGTAGCTATCGAACCCACCGATACGTTTTAA
- a CDS encoding chemotaxis protein CheC, protein MIQLTPYEFDITRELFSIALANAADAFSKYAGEKVMIKDYSIEIFDKEQQEETIKRLHDEHFYTLNTEIKGALHGKAYLLFQHEEIKKVFQIFAQPPVSIVEKEGEITDIQKDILLELDNIISAAVVTQVANFTELFIYGDIPRFSYNTASQLGELFKKDFETFGHVLNIRTQLQTYDTNINPLFVCFMDDEFLSTMKQMILIKGNNILQKQLKRR, encoded by the coding sequence ATGATACAGCTCACTCCTTATGAATTCGATATTACCCGGGAACTGTTTAGCATCGCCTTAGCAAATGCTGCCGATGCCTTCTCAAAGTATGCAGGCGAAAAAGTCATGATTAAAGACTACAGCATTGAAATATTTGACAAAGAACAGCAAGAGGAAACTATTAAACGCCTGCACGATGAGCATTTCTATACATTGAACACCGAAATAAAAGGGGCATTGCATGGCAAAGCATACCTGCTCTTTCAACACGAAGAGATTAAAAAAGTATTTCAAATCTTTGCCCAACCACCGGTAAGTATTGTAGAGAAAGAAGGGGAAATCACCGACATCCAAAAAGACATCCTACTTGAACTGGACAACATCATTTCGGCTGCGGTGGTTACCCAAGTGGCAAACTTCACTGAGCTCTTCATCTATGGCGACATTCCTCGATTCAGCTACAACACTGCCTCACAACTTGGCGAACTGTTCAAAAAAGACTTCGAAACCTTCGGACACGTGCTCAACATACGCACGCAGCTGCAAACTTACGACACTAACATAAACCCTCTTTTTGTCTGCTTTATGGACGATGAATTCCTAAGCACCATGAAACAGATGATTCTTATCAAGGGGAACAATATCTTGCAAAAACAACTCAAGCGACGCTAA
- a CDS encoding chemotaxis protein CheA produces MKDDELRDIFFTEAQEQYDEINRLFVELEQNKEDKQIIDSLFRLLHTLKANAGGMGFEQLAQFAHTLEDVFGEIKKGNLHINSELFNTLFRANDVLGAMIQHLKDPEHQEAPKYRGIKTKLEVLVRKTQAQANDSNDETEAVAASPQANAREAAPPPSGEVYSKEEQRSPLQIEATETAVATEEQLHLSDSIHVPVKKLDNLLNLVGELIIEKDRILNLYERLTAQRNGYNTEMTHIQRLTNELQHAVMSIRLVQVGTLFKKFHRIVRDVANEEGKHVRLVLKGMENEIDRNILQIISESLVHLVRNAISHGIETEDERVKQRKPGQGTVTLSAETIKEEVRIQVSDDGRGIDIEKIKLKALQKGLLSPEEAKRMPPEQLMQLIFLPGFSSADTVTKISGRGVGMDVVKRAIERVGGQIDISSTLGKGTTFTLILPLSMAVKSTLLFQLNDVTYAIPLAYTSAVSTFRKNDIHYVRNGLATNFLGKSISVVFLKDIFSLQSIQNPDKQFIIKSFEATPPDALFSTIIINYDQKEIGLIVDKLLQQKEIVEKPLGTLLKDAHFISGATILGTGEVCLVLDVPSLMHFLFKQIRSYQPSNS; encoded by the coding sequence ATGAAAGACGACGAATTAAGAGATATATTCTTCACCGAAGCGCAAGAGCAATACGACGAAATCAACCGTCTGTTTGTAGAACTGGAGCAAAACAAAGAAGACAAACAGATTATCGACAGTTTATTTCGCCTGCTGCATACACTCAAAGCCAATGCAGGCGGCATGGGCTTTGAACAGCTGGCTCAATTTGCGCATACACTCGAAGATGTGTTTGGCGAGATAAAAAAAGGAAACCTGCACATCAACAGCGAGCTGTTTAATACACTCTTTCGCGCCAATGATGTACTGGGGGCAATGATTCAGCATCTCAAAGACCCCGAGCACCAAGAAGCCCCCAAGTACAGAGGCATAAAAACCAAACTGGAAGTATTGGTGCGCAAAACCCAGGCACAAGCCAACGACTCAAATGATGAAACAGAAGCAGTTGCCGCCTCTCCACAAGCCAATGCAAGAGAAGCCGCCCCCCCTCCTTCAGGCGAAGTATATAGCAAGGAAGAGCAACGTAGCCCCTTACAAATAGAAGCAACAGAAACGGCAGTTGCCACCGAAGAACAGCTGCACCTGTCCGACAGCATCCACGTGCCAGTGAAAAAGCTCGACAACTTGCTGAACCTTGTGGGGGAACTAATCATAGAGAAAGACAGAATACTGAACTTGTATGAACGGCTAACTGCCCAACGCAACGGCTACAATACAGAAATGACCCATATACAACGCCTTACCAATGAGCTTCAGCACGCGGTCATGAGCATCCGCTTGGTACAGGTAGGCACGCTGTTCAAAAAATTCCACCGCATAGTGCGCGATGTAGCCAATGAAGAGGGCAAACATGTTCGGCTCGTGCTCAAAGGCATGGAAAATGAAATAGACCGCAATATCCTGCAAATCATCAGTGAATCGCTGGTGCATCTGGTCAGAAATGCCATCAGTCATGGTATTGAAACCGAAGACGAGCGAGTCAAGCAACGCAAGCCGGGGCAGGGCACCGTCACCCTCTCTGCCGAAACCATAAAAGAAGAAGTGCGCATACAAGTAAGCGACGACGGACGAGGAATAGACATAGAAAAAATTAAACTAAAAGCCTTGCAAAAGGGGCTTCTTTCACCCGAAGAAGCCAAGCGTATGCCCCCCGAGCAGCTTATGCAACTCATCTTTCTACCCGGCTTCTCGAGCGCCGACACCGTCACCAAAATATCGGGAAGAGGCGTGGGCATGGACGTGGTCAAACGCGCCATCGAGCGCGTGGGCGGGCAAATAGACATCTCCTCCACCTTGGGCAAAGGCACTACTTTCACACTCATACTTCCCTTATCTATGGCAGTAAAAAGCACCCTTCTGTTTCAGCTCAACGACGTTACCTATGCCATTCCACTCGCTTATACCTCAGCGGTAAGTACTTTCCGTAAAAATGACATTCATTATGTACGCAATGGATTGGCTACCAACTTCTTGGGGAAAAGCATCTCGGTTGTTTTTCTCAAAGACATATTTTCCCTGCAATCTATCCAAAATCCGGACAAGCAGTTTATTATCAAAAGCTTTGAAGCTACCCCCCCTGATGCTCTTTTCTCTACCATCATCATCAACTACGACCAAAAAGAAATAGGACTGATAGTTGACAAACTGCTTCAGCAAAAAGAAATTGTGGAAAAGCCTCTCGGCACCTTGTTGAAAGACGCCCACTTTATCAGTGGCGCAACCATACTGGGCACCGGCGAGGTGTGTCTAGTACTGGACGTACCCAGTCTTATGCATTTTTTATTCAAACAAATACGCTCTTATCAACCCTCAAACTCCTAA
- the cheB gene encoding chemotaxis-specific protein-glutamate methyltransferase CheB has product MPPVKVLVADDSSFMRLILQDILQQNNQIEVVATAHHGKEAFEKTCTLKPDVVLLDLMMPEYDGLYAIEQINTHCPTPIVVISGASSQQIEHIILALEKGAYDFILKPNAGINAKIRQLAPEITQKILQATQAKRSVLAGLPHRRHNTNPHTFDHVNYEVVLIGASTGGTTAIEHILLQLPSNFPVPVVVAQHMPHSFIESFARRLQQLTALKVSVASEGMTLLPESLYILPGNCNMVLMQDNLKQVRFKKSKQQFEAYNNPSIDALFFSAASIYRNKAIAILLSGMGRDGAAGMEALIKQGAYTIAQDEQTATIFGMPKEAIERKAVKKVLPIHEIAPFVVGCL; this is encoded by the coding sequence ATGCCTCCTGTCAAGGTATTAGTAGCAGACGATTCCAGTTTCATGCGCCTTATTTTGCAAGACATATTGCAGCAAAACAACCAAATAGAGGTTGTCGCAACTGCCCACCATGGCAAGGAGGCATTCGAAAAAACTTGCACCCTCAAGCCAGATGTGGTCCTACTCGATTTGATGATGCCTGAATACGATGGCTTGTATGCCATAGAGCAAATCAATACACACTGCCCCACCCCCATTGTGGTAATTAGCGGGGCAAGCAGCCAACAAATAGAGCACATCATCTTGGCACTTGAAAAAGGTGCCTATGATTTCATACTAAAGCCCAACGCCGGTATCAATGCCAAAATACGACAGCTGGCACCCGAAATCACGCAAAAGATACTGCAAGCCACCCAAGCCAAGCGGTCGGTGCTTGCCGGCTTGCCCCACCGCAGGCACAACACCAATCCGCACACCTTCGACCATGTAAACTACGAAGTAGTATTGATTGGGGCTTCTACGGGAGGCACTACCGCCATAGAACATATTTTACTGCAATTGCCATCCAACTTTCCTGTTCCGGTGGTCGTTGCCCAACATATGCCCCACTCTTTCATAGAGTCTTTTGCACGCCGGCTGCAGCAACTCACCGCGCTGAAAGTGAGTGTGGCATCCGAAGGGATGACTTTGCTTCCTGAAAGCTTGTATATCCTACCCGGCAACTGCAATATGGTGCTTATGCAAGATAATCTGAAACAGGTCCGCTTCAAAAAAAGCAAACAACAGTTCGAAGCATACAATAACCCCTCTATTGATGCGCTCTTTTTTAGTGCCGCTTCCATCTATCGCAACAAAGCCATCGCCATATTGCTCAGTGGCATGGGGCGCGACGGCGCTGCCGGCATGGAAGCACTCATCAAACAGGGCGCCTATACTATCGCCCAAGATGAACAAACCGCTACCATCTTTGGTATGCCCAAAGAAGCCATAGAACGAAAAGCCGTAAAAAAGGTGCTGCCTATTCACGAAATAGCTCCCTTTGTGGTTGGCTGTCTCTAA
- a CDS encoding response regulator translates to MSKKVLVVDDSLYMRTLIKDALTSIGYEVLGMAANGESAIDMAFELQPDLITLDNILPDMLGLDVLKTLRSEGLTAKIIMISAVGQEAVVEEAMKNGANEYIIKPFTTEQLVEVVQKVM, encoded by the coding sequence ATGAGCAAAAAAGTATTGGTTGTAGACGACTCTTTGTACATGCGCACACTCATCAAAGATGCGCTCACTAGCATAGGCTATGAAGTGCTGGGTATGGCTGCCAATGGCGAGTCGGCAATAGATATGGCGTTTGAGCTTCAACCCGACCTCATCACCCTTGACAATATATTGCCCGATATGCTGGGACTTGACGTACTCAAAACCCTGCGTTCCGAAGGGCTTACTGCCAAAATCATCATGATTAGTGCCGTAGGGCAAGAAGCTGTTGTAGAGGAAGCTATGAAAAATGGTGCCAATGAGTACATCATCAAGCCATTTACCACTGAACAGCTGGTGGAAGTAGTGCAAAAAGTAATGTAA
- a CDS encoding chemotaxis protein CheW, with product MDSKQPFQTEANMPEETHLRVQLICLQVGKEYYALPIEQVKEIVTLHHITPVPLTRQFVLGVTNIRGNIIPIIQAERLFETLATEQNDDSPHKPFVIVIDGKNYLLGVLVHRLPETLNVKEKDIDRSPHIIQSEVGDQSYIKGIIRLPNRMVVLLDFHQLVESELMNQMVID from the coding sequence ATGGACAGCAAGCAGCCGTTTCAAACAGAAGCAAACATGCCCGAGGAAACCCACCTGCGTGTACAGCTTATTTGCTTGCAGGTGGGCAAAGAATATTATGCCCTACCCATAGAACAAGTCAAAGAGATAGTAACACTTCATCACATCACGCCGGTACCTCTTACCCGCCAATTTGTCTTGGGTGTCACCAACATACGGGGCAATATCATTCCCATTATTCAAGCCGAGCGGTTGTTCGAAACACTCGCCACCGAACAAAACGACGACAGCCCACACAAGCCGTTTGTCATTGTCATCGACGGCAAAAACTACCTCTTGGGTGTATTGGTACACCGCCTACCCGAAACACTGAATGTCAAGGAAAAAGACATTGACCGCTCGCCGCATATCATACAAAGCGAAGTGGGTGACCAGAGCTATATAAAAGGAATCATTCGTTTACCCAACAGAATGGTCGTTCTGCTCGACTTTCACCAACTGGTCGAAAGTGAGCTGATGAACCAAATGGTCATTGACTAA
- a CDS encoding methyl-accepting chemotaxis protein — MKDFTPNNSAIIDLKAHCQEIFDALPAPVFIATPQGQVIYRNSAAQSLLKGIKQEQTDTLLPFFKEGNSTPKELTDSLQNKPLQLPGQNISLPFRAQLKSIEINKERYKLVMLYDISLEIKSQQELEERNLALTAQEEELRQNLEELQATQDILVQKQKELEAAKKRMEANEKMLLKALEKSKKQAEELKAKNQELQARDEEMRQAMEELQTLREQEMQLREALEMSQAELEAQLRAINAGNIFVEFDLQGNILFVNDVYQKLSGYTAEELMNSRYQEHLSQEEYETIVQNLQKVIQGESTRIKVRRRRKDGSYFWVEAIYSPVYNKNGEIVRIIAIGRDITAFQEALMETSRFLSELSAGNLDASFNLDVSHIETELRDMVEANLHLQQTLRSILANITEVVTQAGNAGNLQARLSLDNLQGVWYTLAQSINQLLDNISNPILQIKELLHSVAEGKLSIRYEENLRGSMQEMTQALNTAIQNIAHLIRNIQKQANNIDQVAADMLLKAERTQQALTATVSAISQMSEGAEDQVRRTDEASKLLEQTYNDSSEIGKKAELIHESAKKGEQDCINGIKTIGQLTQSMEAINSSADQTAQTIDVLNNSSEEITKTLRVITDIASQTNLLALNAAIEAARAGDAGRGFAVVAEEIRKLAEQSKQSADDIESVIKKVQKDTHAATKAIAQMKSKVQSGIASTQEVEQVFREIKDSSSRTLSLAGAILEDTRKQRQSLDSVVRNIEKIVVVSEETAAGTKEISRSSSTLHEQMNEIAKTGNKLKQVAQELKENVSLFRI; from the coding sequence TAAGCAAGAGCAAACAGATACCCTGCTTCCTTTTTTTAAAGAAGGGAACAGCACACCTAAAGAGCTGACCGATAGCCTGCAAAATAAACCATTACAGTTACCTGGGCAAAACATTTCGCTCCCCTTCCGAGCACAGCTCAAAAGCATCGAAATCAACAAAGAACGCTACAAGCTGGTGATGCTTTATGACATCAGCCTCGAAATCAAATCTCAACAAGAATTAGAAGAGCGCAACTTAGCGCTTACGGCTCAAGAAGAAGAATTGCGCCAAAACTTAGAGGAACTACAAGCTACTCAAGACATACTGGTGCAAAAGCAAAAAGAGCTGGAGGCTGCCAAAAAACGCATGGAAGCCAACGAAAAAATGCTTTTGAAAGCACTGGAAAAAAGCAAAAAGCAAGCCGAGGAGCTCAAAGCTAAAAACCAAGAGCTACAAGCCCGCGACGAAGAAATGCGGCAAGCCATGGAAGAACTGCAAACCCTGCGTGAACAGGAAATGCAGCTGCGCGAAGCGCTGGAAATGTCGCAAGCCGAGCTGGAAGCCCAGCTACGCGCCATCAACGCGGGCAACATATTCGTAGAGTTTGACCTGCAAGGCAATATCCTTTTTGTCAATGACGTATATCAAAAGCTAAGCGGCTACACTGCCGAAGAGCTGATGAACAGCAGATATCAAGAGCATCTTTCACAAGAAGAGTACGAAACTATCGTGCAAAATTTGCAAAAGGTAATTCAAGGAGAGTCGACACGAATAAAAGTGCGCCGCCGCCGCAAAGACGGTAGCTATTTTTGGGTCGAAGCCATATATTCGCCTGTATACAACAAAAACGGAGAAATCGTTCGCATCATCGCCATCGGGCGCGACATCACTGCCTTCCAAGAGGCACTCATGGAAACCAGCCGTTTTCTGTCGGAACTGAGTGCCGGTAACTTGGATGCCTCCTTCAACCTCGATGTGAGTCATATAGAAACTGAGCTACGCGACATGGTAGAAGCCAACCTTCACTTGCAGCAAACCCTGCGCAGTATCTTGGCAAACATCACCGAGGTGGTTACTCAAGCCGGCAATGCTGGCAACCTGCAAGCCCGCTTGTCGCTCGACAATCTGCAAGGGGTGTGGTACACCCTTGCACAAAGCATCAACCAGCTGCTCGATAATATTAGCAACCCCATTCTGCAAATCAAAGAGCTGTTGCACAGTGTAGCAGAAGGCAAGCTAAGCATACGCTACGAAGAAAACCTGCGAGGCAGCATGCAGGAAATGACCCAAGCCCTTAATACCGCTATACAAAACATAGCCCATTTGATTCGTAACATACAAAAACAAGCCAACAACATAGACCAAGTAGCTGCCGATATGCTACTCAAAGCCGAACGCACACAACAAGCCCTGACCGCCACCGTCAGTGCTATATCTCAGATGTCGGAAGGTGCCGAAGACCAAGTGCGTCGCACCGACGAAGCCTCCAAACTCTTAGAACAGACTTACAACGACTCCAGCGAGATAGGTAAAAAAGCTGAACTCATCCACGAGTCTGCCAAAAAAGGAGAACAAGACTGTATCAACGGCATCAAAACCATCGGGCAGCTGACTCAGAGCATGGAAGCTATCAATAGTTCTGCCGACCAAACGGCTCAAACCATTGATGTCTTGAACAACAGCTCAGAAGAAATTACCAAGACGCTGCGTGTGATTACCGACATCGCTTCGCAAACCAACCTACTGGCACTCAACGCTGCCATCGAAGCGGCACGTGCTGGGGATGCCGGGCGAGGATTTGCCGTAGTAGCCGAAGAAATACGTAAGTTAGCCGAACAATCTAAGCAATCTGCCGATGACATCGAAAGCGTAATTAAAAAAGTGCAGAAAGACACGCACGCCGCTACCAAAGCTATTGCTCAAATGAAAAGCAAGGTGCAAAGCGGTATTGCTTCTACTCAAGAAGTAGAACAAGTATTCCGCGAAATCAAAGACTCAAGCAGTCGCACTTTGTCTTTGGCAGGTGCTATATTAGAAGATACACGCAAACAAAGACAAAGCTTAGACTCGGTCGTCCGCAACATTGAAAAGATAGTGGTGGTATCCGAAGAAACAGCAGCAGGAACCAAAGAAATCTCGCGCTCATCAAGCACCCTACACGAGCAAATGAACGAAATTGCCAAAACAGGCAATAAACTCAAACAAGTAGCGCAAGAACTTAAAGAAAATGTAAGTTTGTTCCGTATTTAA